A stretch of Paenibacillus mucilaginosus 3016 DNA encodes these proteins:
- a CDS encoding cation diffusion facilitator family transporter produces the protein MLGHHHHGPDAVREGNKRGLLFALLLTGGILLLEFVGGLWTNSLALLSDSGHMLSDTASLLLSLVAVTLAARPASEQRTYGYHRFEILAALFNGLTLFLIAGWIIYEAYGRLLQPPEVASGAMMGIAAIGLGVNLVSAWALMRQGDVKGNVNLRSAYLHVLGDALGSLGAILAGAIMLLTGWYAADGIISVLVALLILRGAWDLIRRTLHILMEGTPAGCQPGQVKAALEELDGVIDVHDLHVWTITSGLDSLSCHLLMEDGRDSQELLQRAIRLIEDRFGISHVTIQVETSVNRHGELRV, from the coding sequence CTGCTCGGCCATCATCACCACGGTCCCGATGCGGTGCGCGAAGGGAACAAGCGGGGACTGCTGTTCGCCCTGCTGCTGACCGGAGGCATCCTCCTGCTCGAGTTCGTCGGCGGGCTCTGGACGAACAGCCTGGCGCTGCTCTCGGATTCGGGGCATATGCTCAGCGACACCGCCTCCCTGCTGCTCAGCCTGGTTGCGGTGACGCTGGCGGCCCGCCCGGCTTCCGAGCAGCGCACCTACGGCTACCACCGCTTCGAGATTCTCGCCGCGCTGTTCAACGGACTGACGCTCTTCCTCATCGCCGGCTGGATTATCTACGAGGCGTACGGCCGGCTGCTGCAGCCGCCCGAAGTGGCCAGCGGCGCGATGATGGGCATTGCAGCTATCGGGCTTGGGGTCAATCTCGTCAGCGCCTGGGCTCTCATGCGGCAGGGCGATGTCAAAGGGAATGTGAACCTGCGCAGCGCCTACCTGCACGTACTGGGTGATGCGCTGGGCTCGCTGGGTGCGATCCTGGCCGGGGCGATTATGCTCCTGACGGGCTGGTACGCGGCCGACGGGATCATCTCCGTGCTGGTGGCGCTGCTCATCCTGCGGGGAGCCTGGGATCTCATCCGGCGGACGCTTCACATTCTGATGGAGGGCACTCCGGCGGGCTGTCAGCCAGGCCAGGTGAAAGCGGCGCTCGAAGAGCTCGACGGGGTGATCGATGTGCATGACCTGCATGTCTGGACGATCACCTCCGGGCTCGATTCGCTGAGCTGCCACCTGCTCATGGAAGACGGCCGGGACAGCCAGGAGCTGCTCCAGCGGGCGATCCGGCTCATCGAAGACCGCTTTGGGATCTCCCATGTAACGATTCAGGTGGAGACTTCAGTGAACCGGCACGGCGAGCTGCGGGTGTAG
- a CDS encoding group I truncated hemoglobin: protein MSQSESIYEKLGGEAAIGAVVDIFYKKVLADDTVNGFFKDTDMEKQRRHQTKFLSFALGGPAQYTGASMAKAHEGMNLQPIHWNAIVNHLTASLREAGVGEGDIDTIVSHVATLKDDILNK, encoded by the coding sequence ATGAGTCAATCTGAATCGATCTATGAGAAGCTGGGCGGGGAGGCCGCGATCGGGGCGGTCGTGGATATTTTCTACAAAAAAGTATTGGCCGATGATACGGTCAACGGGTTCTTCAAGGATACGGACATGGAAAAGCAGCGCAGGCACCAGACGAAGTTCCTGAGCTTCGCGCTCGGCGGACCGGCCCAGTACACGGGGGCGAGCATGGCGAAGGCGCACGAGGGCATGAACCTGCAGCCTATCCACTGGAACGCGATCGTAAATCACCTGACAGCCTCGCTGCGGGAAGCGGGCGTCGGCGAAGGCGATATCGATACGATCGTCAGCCACGTGGCGACCCTGAAGGACGATATCCTGAACAAATAA
- a CDS encoding DUF72 domain-containing protein, with protein MIRIGLAGWGDHDELYEKGTAARDKLRVYGTYFGLVEVDSSFYAVQSRANYERWAADTPQDFGFVIKAYQGMTGHQRGRSPFPDEETMFGAFRESIEPVREAGKLKAVLFQYPPWFDCKKAHVEELRLARERMGDLPLALEFRHQSWFAEEMREKTLSFMQREGWIHSICDEPQAGPGSVPTVLQATDRRLTIVRMHGRNAANWNGGGGPNWREVRYLYNYSEEELLEWKANLAVLGEQTEEVCFIFNNNSGGHAAGNAVRLMEMLGQPVRPFAPQQLDLF; from the coding sequence ATGATCCGGATCGGACTTGCGGGCTGGGGCGACCACGACGAGCTGTATGAGAAGGGCACGGCAGCCAGGGACAAGCTGAGGGTGTACGGCACCTATTTTGGCTTAGTGGAAGTGGACAGCTCGTTCTATGCCGTACAATCCAGGGCGAATTACGAACGCTGGGCGGCCGATACGCCGCAGGACTTCGGATTCGTCATCAAGGCGTACCAGGGAATGACCGGGCACCAGCGGGGCCGAAGCCCCTTCCCCGACGAGGAGACGATGTTCGGTGCGTTCCGGGAGTCGATCGAGCCCGTCAGGGAAGCCGGCAAGCTGAAGGCCGTGCTCTTCCAGTACCCGCCGTGGTTTGACTGCAAGAAGGCGCATGTGGAGGAGCTGCGGCTGGCCCGCGAGCGGATGGGGGATCTGCCCCTGGCGCTGGAGTTCCGCCACCAGAGCTGGTTCGCCGAAGAGATGCGGGAGAAGACGCTCTCGTTCATGCAGCGGGAGGGCTGGATCCACAGCATCTGCGACGAACCGCAGGCCGGTCCCGGCTCGGTTCCGACCGTGCTTCAAGCTACGGATAGGAGACTCACCATCGTCCGGATGCACGGGCGCAATGCGGCGAACTGGAACGGAGGCGGGGGGCCGAACTGGCGGGAGGTTCGCTACCTCTATAACTACAGTGAGGAAGAGCTGCTGGAGTGGAAGGCGAATCTGGCTGTGCTCGGGGAGCAGACGGAGGAGGTATGCTTCATCTTCAACAATAATTCGGGCGGTCATGCGGCCGGCAACGCGGTGAGGCTGATGGAGATGCTCGGGCAGCCGGTGAGGCCGTTTGCGCCGCAGCAGCTGGATTTGTTCTGA
- a CDS encoding proline--tRNA ligase gives MKQSTLFMPTLREVPAEAEAASHRLMLRAGLIRPLAAGIYSYLPLGRKVLRRVEELIRREMEAAGAQEVLLPAMQPAELWRESGRYGVYGPELVRLTDRHGREFALGPTHEEVITTLVRDEISSYRRLPMTLYQIQTKFRDERRPRFGLLRGREFLMKDAYSFDADWEGLDRSYRRMEAAYHRIMQGCGLRYRAVEADSGSIGGEGGTHEFMALCAVGEDTIVSCTACDYAANLEKAEAAWTPPEAPQGEVPVPDAERWHTPGVRTIAELTEKLGEEAGLLLKTLIYLADGQPAAVVVRGLHEVNEAKVRAALGADVLELADAETTQRVTGARVGLAGPVGLQVPLLVDREAAALAEGITGANEADWHLRHVVPGRDFPLERVGDYRNVRGDDACPRCGGGLEQHRGIEVGHVFKLGTKYSAKLGAVFTDETGVERPMIMGCYGIGVSRILSAVVEQHHDEQGIVWPEGLAPFDAHLIPLGQEGPAAELADRLYAELRSRGAEMLLDDRAERPGVKFKDADLIGLPVRIVIGRDAAEGFVEYKERRSGETFKLTAEEAAARVLAGRA, from the coding sequence ATGAAGCAAAGTACACTGTTCATGCCTACGCTGCGGGAGGTACCTGCAGAGGCGGAGGCGGCGAGCCACCGGCTGATGCTGCGGGCCGGGCTGATCCGTCCGCTGGCGGCGGGAATCTATTCGTACCTGCCGCTCGGCCGCAAGGTCCTGCGCAGGGTGGAGGAGCTCATCCGCCGGGAGATGGAAGCGGCGGGTGCCCAGGAGGTGCTCCTGCCTGCCATGCAGCCTGCCGAGCTGTGGCGGGAGTCCGGCCGCTACGGGGTGTACGGCCCTGAGCTCGTCCGGCTGACGGACCGACACGGGCGGGAGTTCGCCCTCGGACCGACGCACGAGGAGGTCATTACGACGCTGGTGCGTGATGAGATCAGCTCTTACCGCCGGCTGCCGATGACCTTGTATCAGATTCAGACGAAGTTCCGGGACGAGCGGCGTCCGCGGTTCGGCCTCCTGCGGGGAAGGGAGTTCCTGATGAAGGATGCTTACTCCTTCGATGCCGACTGGGAGGGTCTGGACCGGTCATACCGGCGCATGGAAGCGGCATACCACCGGATCATGCAGGGCTGCGGCCTGCGCTACCGGGCGGTGGAGGCCGATTCGGGCTCCATCGGAGGAGAAGGGGGCACGCACGAATTCATGGCGCTGTGTGCGGTCGGCGAGGACACGATCGTCAGCTGCACGGCCTGTGATTACGCCGCCAACCTGGAGAAGGCGGAGGCCGCCTGGACCCCGCCCGAGGCCCCGCAAGGGGAGGTGCCGGTGCCGGATGCGGAGCGCTGGCACACGCCGGGCGTGCGGACGATCGCCGAACTGACGGAGAAGCTCGGGGAAGAAGCCGGTCTGCTGCTGAAGACGCTGATCTATCTTGCCGACGGGCAGCCGGCCGCCGTTGTTGTGCGGGGCCTCCACGAGGTGAACGAGGCCAAGGTGCGGGCTGCGCTCGGCGCAGACGTGCTGGAGCTTGCCGATGCCGAGACAACGCAGCGCGTGACCGGTGCTCGGGTCGGCTTAGCGGGACCTGTCGGGCTGCAGGTGCCGCTGCTGGTGGACCGCGAGGCGGCGGCCCTGGCCGAAGGCATCACCGGTGCGAACGAGGCCGACTGGCATCTGCGGCATGTCGTGCCCGGCCGGGATTTTCCGCTGGAGCGGGTGGGTGATTACCGCAATGTACGCGGGGACGACGCCTGTCCGCGCTGCGGCGGGGGGCTCGAGCAGCACCGGGGCATCGAGGTGGGTCATGTGTTCAAGCTCGGCACGAAGTACAGCGCGAAGCTGGGGGCCGTCTTCACGGATGAGACGGGGGTGGAGCGGCCGATGATCATGGGCTGCTACGGCATCGGGGTGTCGCGGATCCTCTCCGCGGTCGTAGAGCAGCATCACGACGAGCAGGGCATCGTCTGGCCGGAGGGTCTCGCCCCGTTCGATGCGCACCTGATCCCGCTGGGACAGGAGGGCCCGGCCGCCGAGCTGGCGGACCGGCTGTACGCTGAGCTGCGGAGCCGGGGGGCCGAGATGCTGCTCGATGACCGGGCCGAGCGCCCGGGCGTGAAGTTCAAGGATGCGGACCTCATCGGCCTGCCGGTGCGCATTGTGATCGGCCGGGATGCCGCCGAAGGCTTCGTCGAATATAAGGAGCGGCGCAGCGGGGAGACCTTCAAGCTGACGGCGGAGGAAGCGGCGGCCCGTGTTCTGGCAGGCCGGGCGTAA
- a CDS encoding EcsC family protein, translating into MTTPEQGTSARAETVQDLQNALREIEAWEKGQQDLWFWEKIGRLPFQLLDKLTPKFIQDKIGLAMDEVGSFVQTGGRYLISERGMLGRLEEGHRKAGGRPLEGPLTMQTAAGLPLSVMDAAAAELAQSRVTLATAQGATTGFGGIFTLAIDIPALLGLSLKVLQELAIVYGFDPKEKSERVFVIKCLQFVNSDIVGKKAVLSELSDFGSESRQRDALSQLQGWREVIAAYRDNFGWKKLFQMVPIAGMVFGAFLNRSTLQDVAEAGTMLYRKRRVLERMRELEEAAGAR; encoded by the coding sequence ATGACAACACCCGAGCAAGGGACGTCCGCCCGGGCCGAGACGGTCCAGGATCTGCAGAACGCGCTGCGGGAGATCGAGGCCTGGGAGAAGGGCCAGCAGGATCTGTGGTTCTGGGAAAAAATCGGACGCCTTCCGTTCCAGCTCCTTGACAAGCTCACCCCGAAGTTCATCCAGGATAAAATCGGCCTTGCCATGGACGAGGTGGGCAGCTTCGTGCAGACGGGCGGCCGTTATCTGATCTCCGAACGGGGGATGCTGGGCCGGCTGGAGGAAGGACACCGCAAGGCCGGCGGCCGGCCTTTGGAAGGCCCCCTGACCATGCAGACAGCTGCCGGTCTGCCGCTGTCCGTCATGGATGCGGCTGCGGCGGAGCTCGCTCAGAGCCGGGTCACGCTGGCCACGGCCCAGGGGGCGACGACCGGCTTCGGCGGGATCTTCACGCTCGCCATCGATATCCCCGCGCTGCTCGGGCTGTCGCTGAAGGTGCTGCAGGAGCTGGCGATCGTGTACGGCTTCGACCCGAAGGAGAAGAGCGAGCGCGTCTTCGTGATCAAGTGTCTGCAGTTCGTCAACTCCGACATCGTAGGCAAAAAAGCCGTCCTTAGCGAGCTCTCCGACTTCGGCAGCGAGAGCCGGCAGCGCGACGCCCTCTCCCAGCTCCAGGGCTGGAGGGAAGTGATCGCCGCCTACCGGGATAACTTCGGCTGGAAGAAGCTCTTCCAGATGGTGCCGATCGCCGGCATGGTGTTCGGCGCCTTCCTGAACCGCAGCACGCTGCAGGATGTGGCGGAAGCCGGCACGATGCTGTACCGCAAGCGCCGGGTGCTCGAGCGGATGCGGGAGCTCGAGGAAGCCGCCGGCGCCAGATAG
- a CDS encoding DUF2252 domain-containing protein, producing the protein MSTHTLTERVRVTQKRLRKEMLASVLNEFDGSLMGLPEDKRRQKYAKMAGSPFSFYRGSAYLFYFDVSREWFPYHTDPARPTWIQGDLHFENFGAFRSENGRMVYDVNDFDEGCLGSYLYDLLRMSVSTALVCRTLEIDPAGQRKAITHYLASYAKQIRRFARRKEDPRTLVFDKEHTGGAIRRLLKKTEKRLASHFLEGVTTLTRDTRKFTKSEEILPPTPEEKAALETAWPQYLQTLQAKGIKPEGYYRIKDLAVKHGSGTASIGLDRFYVLIDGEAGEQGLDDIVLEVKEVRAPVPAYFVARNDAFWEHMGHQGKRVILTQQAMHHEADPFLGYLTMSGRDFYVRERSPYKKRLKSDRLEGPDELHGVLKTMGQITAKLHARADADMHQGLMAYHSEDEIDRAIGGDREAFCDYIAQWAVAYAYQVEEDYALFLEWLEERRGDGAQERT; encoded by the coding sequence ATGAGCACGCACACATTGACTGAACGCGTCCGGGTGACGCAGAAGCGCCTGCGCAAAGAGATGCTGGCCAGCGTATTGAACGAATTTGACGGAAGCCTCATGGGCCTGCCGGAGGACAAGCGGCGCCAGAAATACGCCAAGATGGCGGGCAGTCCGTTTTCCTTTTACCGGGGAAGCGCCTATTTGTTCTACTTTGACGTGTCCCGGGAGTGGTTCCCGTACCATACCGATCCGGCGCGCCCCACGTGGATCCAGGGAGATCTACACTTCGAGAACTTCGGCGCGTTCCGCAGCGAGAACGGCCGGATGGTGTATGATGTGAATGATTTTGACGAGGGCTGTCTCGGCTCTTATCTGTACGACCTGCTGCGGATGTCGGTCAGCACGGCACTCGTCTGCCGGACCCTGGAGATCGATCCCGCAGGACAGAGAAAGGCCATTACGCACTATCTCGCCTCGTATGCCAAACAGATCCGCCGGTTTGCCAGACGCAAGGAAGATCCGCGCACGCTCGTCTTCGATAAGGAGCATACGGGCGGGGCGATCCGCCGCCTGCTCAAGAAGACGGAGAAGCGGCTCGCCTCGCACTTCCTGGAGGGGGTCACGACGCTGACCCGAGATACCCGCAAGTTCACGAAGTCGGAGGAGATCCTGCCGCCGACGCCTGAGGAGAAGGCGGCGCTGGAGACTGCCTGGCCTCAGTATCTGCAGACGCTGCAGGCCAAGGGGATCAAGCCCGAAGGGTATTACCGGATCAAGGACCTGGCGGTGAAGCACGGATCGGGAACGGCCTCTATCGGCCTCGACCGCTTCTATGTGCTGATCGACGGGGAAGCCGGGGAGCAGGGACTTGACGATATCGTGCTGGAGGTCAAGGAGGTCAGGGCCCCGGTGCCGGCGTATTTTGTGGCGCGCAACGATGCGTTCTGGGAGCACATGGGCCATCAGGGCAAGCGGGTCATCCTGACCCAGCAGGCGATGCACCATGAGGCCGATCCGTTCCTCGGGTACCTGACGATGAGTGGAAGGGATTTCTACGTGCGGGAGAGATCTCCGTACAAAAAACGGCTGAAGTCGGACCGGCTCGAAGGGCCGGACGAGCTGCACGGGGTGCTGAAGACGATGGGGCAGATCACGGCCAAGCTGCATGCCAGAGCAGACGCTGATATGCACCAGGGGTTGATGGCGTATCACAGCGAAGACGAGATCGACCGGGCGATCGGAGGGGACCGGGAGGCGTTCTGCGATTATATCGCCCAATGGGCCGTTGCCTATGCTTACCAGGTGGAAGAGGATTACGCCCTGTTCCTCGAATGGCTGGAGGAACGCAGAGGAGACGGGGCACAGGAACGGACATAG